In Deltaproteobacteria bacterium CG11_big_fil_rev_8_21_14_0_20_42_23, the following proteins share a genomic window:
- a CDS encoding adenylosuccinate lyase, with product MIERYTREEMGRLWSEKAKYDTWLAVEVAACEAWAQEGKIPADALAEIKQKSPQYDVNRIPEIEAEVKHDVIAFLTAVAEKVGPNSRFIHMGMTSSDLVDTAFAAQLQKSSALISSSLQAFLDVLKEKAFQYKKTPTIGRSHGIHAEPTTFGLKCAIWYAEFKRHQERFALAQKQISVGQISGAVGTFAHISPNIEAHVCKQLHLEAAPVSSQVIQRDRHAFFFTTLANIGASLEKIAVEIRHLQRTEVSEVAEAFGKGQKGSSAMPHKRNPILTENVTGLARLLRGYALSAMENVALWHERDISHSSVERVIGPDACIVLDFMLARMHSVMKNLDVFPENMMKNLELTRGLYASQSVLLALIDHGMTRETAYRVVQSCALEAWNEGKDFRTLLAASSEVKDLLTPKQVDALFDLEKHFRHVDTIFERVFK from the coding sequence ATGATAGAACGATATACCCGTGAAGAGATGGGGAGACTTTGGTCAGAGAAAGCAAAATACGATACTTGGCTCGCGGTTGAAGTAGCGGCCTGCGAAGCCTGGGCGCAAGAAGGAAAAATTCCCGCCGATGCCCTTGCTGAAATTAAGCAAAAATCTCCACAGTATGACGTAAATCGCATTCCCGAAATCGAGGCCGAAGTGAAGCATGATGTGATTGCTTTCCTTACCGCCGTTGCCGAAAAAGTTGGTCCAAATTCTCGTTTTATTCACATGGGTATGACGTCGTCAGACCTTGTTGATACTGCGTTTGCGGCTCAGCTTCAAAAATCTTCAGCTCTTATTTCAAGTTCACTTCAGGCATTTCTTGATGTCTTGAAAGAAAAAGCTTTTCAGTACAAAAAAACTCCTACTATTGGCAGGTCGCATGGTATTCATGCTGAACCAACTACCTTTGGCTTGAAGTGTGCTATTTGGTATGCCGAGTTTAAGCGGCATCAAGAACGTTTTGCTTTGGCGCAAAAGCAGATTTCCGTTGGGCAAATTTCTGGAGCGGTTGGAACCTTTGCGCACATTTCTCCAAACATCGAAGCCCATGTGTGTAAGCAATTGCACTTGGAAGCGGCGCCCGTTTCAAGTCAGGTGATTCAACGTGATCGCCATGCTTTCTTTTTCACCACACTTGCAAACATTGGTGCATCGCTCGAAAAAATTGCAGTTGAAATTCGTCACCTTCAGCGCACAGAAGTTTCTGAAGTGGCCGAAGCGTTTGGCAAAGGGCAAAAAGGTTCAAGTGCTATGCCGCATAAACGCAACCCCATTCTTACCGAGAACGTTACGGGTCTTGCGCGATTGCTTCGCGGCTATGCGCTTTCTGCCATGGAAAATGTGGCCTTGTGGCACGAACGCGATATTTCACATTCGTCTGTTGAACGGGTTATTGGCCCGGATGCCTGCATTGTTTTAGACTTTATGTTGGCGCGTATGCATTCGGTGATGAAAAACTTAGACGTGTTTCCTGAAAACATGATGAAAAACTTAGAGCTCACTCGCGGCCTATATGCTTCACAAAGCGTTTTGCTGGCACTGATCGATCACGGCATGACACGTGAAACGGCATATCGTGTAGTGCAGTCTTGTGCATTAGAAGCGTGGAACGAAGGAAAAGATTTTAGAACTTTGCTTGCTGCAAGTTCAGAAGTAAAAGATCTGCTCACACCAAAACAAGTGGATGCACTTTTTGATTTGGAAAAACATTTTCGACATGTCGACACTATCTTTGAAAGGGTGTTTAAATAA
- a CDS encoding purine-nucleoside phosphorylase codes for MVAGFYKDYFQHVKESAAWCEKHFTLKPKLLVVLSAGLDAFAEQLDEKQVVESVDIPHFPVSRAKGHSGKIILGKWKGVPVLVRQGRQHVYSGYAPQEVVFPYFVFSALGCKTMISTNAVGGIRYDLCPGDIVVTTDHINMMGVNPLVGISVQHEENQFPNMTQAYDVALRAVTAAVAEKQGVPLKEGVFIAVSGPNYETKAEIKAYRIMGADTIGMSTVPEVIAANYLGMKVLVLNVVANPAADRHDGVMTHEEVLSAMNSASPKVVKLLQGVVEEIK; via the coding sequence ATTGTGGCGGGATTTTATAAAGATTATTTTCAGCATGTAAAAGAGTCGGCAGCGTGGTGCGAAAAGCACTTTACGTTGAAGCCAAAACTGTTGGTGGTTTTGTCGGCGGGTCTTGATGCCTTTGCAGAGCAGCTAGATGAGAAGCAAGTAGTGGAAAGTGTTGATATACCTCACTTTCCTGTTTCACGTGCAAAAGGACACAGTGGAAAAATTATTCTTGGAAAATGGAAAGGTGTTCCTGTGCTGGTTCGGCAAGGCCGGCAGCATGTGTATTCAGGATACGCTCCGCAAGAAGTAGTGTTTCCCTACTTTGTTTTTTCCGCTCTTGGTTGCAAAACGATGATCAGCACTAATGCCGTTGGTGGTATTCGTTACGATCTTTGTCCCGGTGATATTGTGGTGACCACCGATCATATTAATATGATGGGGGTAAATCCACTTGTTGGTATTTCGGTGCAGCATGAAGAGAATCAATTTCCCAACATGACGCAAGCGTATGATGTTGCTTTGCGGGCAGTAACTGCTGCGGTTGCAGAAAAACAAGGCGTTCCCCTTAAAGAAGGTGTGTTCATCGCGGTGAGTGGACCTAACTATGAAACGAAAGCTGAAATAAAGGCCTACCGCATTATGGGTGCTGATACCATTGGCATGTCAACTGTGCCTGAAGTGATTGCTGCAAATTATTTAGGCATGAAGGTTTTGGTGTTGAATGTGGTTGCAAATCCTGCTGCCGATAGACACGACGGTGTGATGACGCACGAAGAAGTGTTGAGCGCCATGAACAGTGCTTCACCAAAAGTTGTGAAGTTGTTGCAAGGTGTTGTTGAAGAAATCAAATAA
- a CDS encoding betaine-aldehyde dehydrogenase: MKKQSSARDQHTTLEVVEPRKLFFGDKWDYAPAPESTDSVKIKKEYQLFINGKFVNAKSGKTFKSINPATEKLLATVAKAEKADVDFAVKSAKKAYDSVWSKMKGSERAKYIFRITRIIQERSRELAVLETLDGGKPIRESRDIDIPLAAAHFFYYAGWADKLDYAFPGRKTHSLGVVGQIIPWNFPLLMAAWKIAPALACGNTVVLKPAETTPLTALHLAEIIQEADLPAGVVNILPGYGDAGACLVEHNDISKIAFTGSTSVGKAIQRSIAGTKKRLTLELGGKAANIIFEDAPIDQAIEGIINGIYFNQGHVCCAGSRLFVQEGIYETVKRKLWDRMQTLRVGDPLDKNTDVGAINSHMQLEKIKELVASGKAEGAKLQQINCTLPEKGFWYPPSFFTDVSPAHRVAQEEIFGPVLSILTFRTPEEVIERANATPYGLSAGIWTDKGSKVFHIANQMRAGVVWANTYNQFDPTSPFGGYKESGFGREGGLHGLLPYLELT, encoded by the coding sequence ATGAAAAAACAATCCTCAGCAAGAGATCAACACACCACACTCGAAGTCGTTGAACCACGCAAACTTTTTTTTGGTGACAAGTGGGATTATGCACCTGCACCTGAATCTACCGATTCGGTTAAGATAAAAAAAGAATACCAACTTTTCATTAATGGAAAATTTGTAAACGCAAAATCAGGAAAAACATTCAAGAGCATTAATCCCGCCACAGAAAAACTTTTGGCCACTGTAGCTAAAGCTGAAAAAGCTGATGTTGATTTCGCAGTGAAGTCTGCAAAAAAAGCCTACGACAGCGTGTGGTCAAAAATGAAAGGCAGTGAACGCGCAAAATATATTTTCCGTATCACGCGCATCATTCAAGAACGCTCACGTGAGCTTGCTGTTTTGGAAACTTTGGACGGCGGAAAACCTATTCGCGAATCTCGCGACATCGACATTCCTTTAGCTGCTGCACATTTCTTTTATTATGCCGGTTGGGCTGACAAACTTGATTATGCTTTTCCGGGAAGAAAAACGCATTCGCTTGGAGTGGTTGGACAAATTATTCCGTGGAACTTTCCACTTCTTATGGCTGCCTGGAAAATAGCTCCAGCTCTAGCTTGCGGGAACACGGTAGTTTTAAAGCCTGCTGAAACAACTCCCCTTACAGCACTTCACTTGGCCGAAATCATTCAAGAAGCAGATCTTCCTGCGGGAGTAGTAAATATTCTTCCGGGTTACGGTGATGCCGGCGCTTGTCTTGTAGAACACAACGATATTTCAAAAATTGCATTCACGGGTTCAACTTCAGTGGGTAAAGCCATCCAACGCTCTATTGCTGGCACAAAGAAAAGACTCACCTTGGAGCTTGGTGGAAAAGCAGCCAACATTATTTTTGAAGACGCGCCAATCGATCAAGCTATTGAAGGCATCATCAACGGCATTTACTTCAACCAAGGCCACGTCTGCTGCGCTGGTTCGCGGCTGTTTGTGCAAGAAGGTATTTACGAAACCGTAAAGCGAAAACTTTGGGACAGAATGCAAACACTTCGCGTGGGTGATCCTCTGGATAAAAACACCGACGTGGGCGCCATCAACTCACACATGCAACTTGAAAAAATTAAAGAACTGGTTGCAAGTGGAAAAGCTGAAGGCGCAAAACTTCAGCAAATAAACTGCACGCTTCCTGAAAAAGGGTTTTGGTATCCGCCCAGTTTCTTCACGGATGTGTCACCTGCTCATCGCGTGGCGCAGGAAGAAATTTTTGGCCCAGTGCTTTCTATTTTAACATTTAGAACTCCCGAGGAAGTCATCGAACGGGCAAATGCCACCCCATACGGTTTATCGGCCGGCATCTGGACTGACAAAGGCTCAAAAGTTTTCCATATTGCAAACCAAATGCGCGCTGGCGTTGTGTGGGCAAATACCTACAACCAATTTGACCCTACCTCACCTTTTGGCGGTTACAAAGAAAGTGGTTTTGGACGCGAAGGTGGTTTGCATGGATTGCTTCCCTACTTGGAGCTTACATAA
- a CDS encoding hydroxymethylbilane synthase — MNIVLGTRKSKLALSQSNWVAGLLRAAGAHVRLKEIVTTGDVKLETKLADIGGKGLFVKEIEEAMLAGEIDLAVHSMKDVPAGFPDGLQIIAIPQREDVRDVLVCTHAHSFASLAKGAVVGTSSPRRECLLREYYPHLKIVAMRGNVDTRLKKLEAGEVDALVLAAAGLHRLNLTEKITAYLDPFEMIPAVGQGALALEARQDDLELISFVHTCLHDEHTALAVESERAVLRTVSGDCHTPLGVFSECDAEAITLHAFLGTEKGIVKKSAKAPLQEALQLGEKIGKQLLAG, encoded by the coding sequence ATGAACATTGTTTTGGGCACAAGAAAATCAAAACTTGCTCTTTCTCAAAGTAACTGGGTTGCAGGTTTGCTTAGAGCTGCTGGTGCACATGTTCGCTTGAAAGAAATTGTAACAACGGGTGATGTAAAGCTTGAGACAAAACTTGCAGACATTGGTGGCAAAGGTCTTTTTGTAAAAGAAATTGAAGAAGCTATGCTTGCGGGAGAAATTGATTTGGCTGTTCATAGTATGAAAGATGTGCCAGCAGGTTTTCCAGATGGGCTTCAAATTATTGCTATTCCGCAGCGCGAAGATGTGCGAGATGTTTTGGTCTGCACACACGCACATTCTTTTGCATCGCTTGCAAAAGGAGCTGTGGTAGGCACTTCCAGTCCACGTCGTGAATGTTTGCTTCGTGAATATTATCCTCATCTCAAGATTGTAGCTATGCGTGGAAATGTGGATACTCGTCTTAAAAAACTTGAAGCGGGCGAAGTTGATGCTTTAGTTTTAGCAGCAGCAGGTTTACATCGTTTGAATCTTACAGAAAAAATCACGGCATATCTCGATCCGTTTGAAATGATTCCCGCAGTAGGCCAAGGCGCACTTGCGCTTGAAGCACGGCAAGATGATCTCGAACTTATTTCATTTGTGCACACTTGTTTGCACGATGAGCACACAGCGCTTGCGGTTGAATCGGAACGAGCCGTGCTGAGAACAGTGAGCGGAGATTGCCACACGCCGCTTGGAGTTTTTAGTGAGTGCGATGCCGAAGCCATTACACTGCATGCTTTTTTGGGCACGGAAAAAGGCATCGTGAAAAAAAGCGCCAAAGCTCCTCTGCAAGAGGCTTTGCAGCTTGGCGAAAAAATTGGAAAGCAATTACTTGCAGGTTAA
- the deoC gene encoding deoxyribose-phosphate aldolase, whose translation MKMTHVDQVGVEARAERLSTRSIKKTAKQEGLRLALSMIDLTTLEGKDSAGKVRALCHKAIHPHEGVAGLPHVAAVCVYPNMIPVAKRCVAGSGVHIASVATGFPSGLFPLPLKLQDVRSAVEMGADEIDMVIDRGAFLSGQYKKVADEIGKVKEACGDAHLKVILETGELETYDNVRTASFIAMENGADFIKTSTGKVGVNATLPVTLVMLEAIRDYWYETGKMIGMKPAGGIRTAKDALKYLVMIKETLGDVWLTPDYFRFGASTLANDLLMQIVKEVTGQYQSLDYFSVA comes from the coding sequence ATGAAAATGACCCACGTTGACCAAGTTGGAGTAGAGGCACGCGCGGAACGCCTCTCCACCCGCAGTATCAAAAAAACTGCAAAACAAGAAGGCCTCCGTCTTGCGCTCAGCATGATTGACCTCACCACACTAGAAGGCAAAGACAGCGCTGGAAAAGTACGGGCTCTTTGCCACAAGGCCATTCATCCACACGAAGGTGTTGCAGGTCTTCCGCATGTTGCCGCTGTGTGTGTGTATCCAAACATGATTCCCGTCGCAAAACGTTGCGTAGCTGGATCTGGCGTTCACATTGCTTCTGTTGCAACGGGGTTTCCTTCTGGACTTTTTCCTCTTCCCCTTAAACTTCAAGATGTACGCAGCGCGGTTGAAATGGGAGCTGATGAAATTGACATGGTGATTGATCGCGGCGCTTTTCTTTCTGGCCAGTACAAAAAAGTTGCTGACGAAATTGGAAAAGTAAAAGAAGCTTGTGGCGATGCACACCTGAAAGTTATTTTAGAAACCGGCGAACTTGAAACGTATGACAATGTAAGAACCGCAAGCTTCATCGCCATGGAAAATGGTGCAGACTTCATCAAAACTTCCACCGGTAAAGTTGGCGTCAATGCTACACTTCCCGTCACCTTGGTCATGCTAGAAGCTATTCGCGACTACTGGTACGAAACCGGAAAAATGATCGGCATGAAACCAGCCGGTGGTATTCGCACTGCAAAAGATGCGCTAAAATATTTAGTCATGATTAAAGAAACTTTAGGCGATGTATGGCTCACTCCAGACTATTTCCGTTTTGGAGCATCAACGCTTGCCAATGATCTTCTGATGCAAATTGTAAAAGAAGTTACAGGCCAGTATCAATCTTTAGATTACTTTAGTGTTGCGTAA
- a CDS encoding aldehyde dehydrogenase — MSRIPVNKTYKLYIGGKFPRTESARSLKVCAADGSFLANACHGSKKDIRDAVVAARKAFPDWSKKSAYNRGQILYRIAEILESRKETFLHELMAQTGATKAAANQEISKSIDRLIWYAGWSDKFMQIFSSINPVAGNYWNFTYPDATGVVGIVAPNEAPLLALVSKIAPCIVSGNTCVVIASEKFPLSSISLAEVLVASDVPGGVVNIITGITSELAPHLASHMDVNAVDYSGQDEKLIASLQNLGAENVKRVHIKRTPCKQEWLDDQKAQSPYFIQDLVEYKTAWHPVGV, encoded by the coding sequence ATGAGCAGAATTCCCGTGAACAAAACGTATAAACTTTACATTGGAGGAAAATTTCCTCGCACCGAAAGTGCGCGCTCTTTAAAAGTATGCGCCGCCGATGGAAGCTTTTTAGCCAATGCATGTCACGGTTCCAAAAAAGATATTCGTGACGCTGTAGTAGCTGCTAGAAAGGCGTTTCCTGACTGGTCTAAAAAATCTGCTTATAATCGCGGCCAAATTTTGTACCGCATTGCCGAAATTCTTGAGAGTCGAAAAGAAACTTTTTTGCATGAACTCATGGCACAAACTGGCGCCACAAAAGCTGCAGCCAATCAAGAAATTTCAAAGTCAATTGATCGCCTCATTTGGTATGCAGGTTGGTCTGATAAATTCATGCAGATTTTTTCTTCCATCAATCCCGTTGCCGGAAATTACTGGAACTTCACTTATCCCGATGCCACAGGTGTAGTGGGAATTGTTGCGCCAAACGAAGCTCCTTTACTTGCTTTGGTTTCAAAAATTGCACCTTGCATTGTAAGCGGAAATACTTGCGTTGTTATCGCTTCAGAAAAGTTTCCCCTTTCATCCATCAGCCTTGCGGAAGTGCTTGTAGCATCTGATGTTCCTGGCGGCGTTGTCAATATCATCACCGGAATCACAAGTGAACTTGCACCACATCTTGCTTCGCATATGGATGTAAATGCAGTTGATTACTCTGGCCAAGATGAAAAACTGATTGCCTCACTTCAAAATCTTGGAGCTGAAAATGTAAAACGCGTGCACATTAAACGTACACCATGCAAACAAGAATGGCTTGATGATCAAAAAGCACAAAGCCCCTACTTCATTCAAGACTTGGTAGAATACAAAACTGCATGGCATCCAGTTGGGGTTTAA